In Salmo salar chromosome ssa03, Ssal_v3.1, whole genome shotgun sequence, a single genomic region encodes these proteins:
- the LOC106601143 gene encoding forkhead box protein J1-B, with the protein MPVLPSQEIATRFKEKWMKLHPEDQDNVNGSVHLDDSLTSLQWLQDFTIVSASLESLPGSTCQPYHLPHPSHLHPQGSDSPSSPPAGDTAASGMPQSAGSPITSSASANRTSYYSLHPTVTNNHQIPVPAKSLEEVDFKTNHEVKPPYSYATLICMAMQAGKKNKITLSAIYNWITENFCYYRRAETSWQNSIRHNLSLNKCFMKVPRQKNEPGKGGFWQIDPQYADMFVNGVFKRRRMPAIHFNTQRHRKTQGSSRNRKTQEYHQHFPQAHYTVSHRGAGAGNRHKLSGTKWETVHMSPLLTPDLMEPEALKGELDWAMVFDDVLNGSSNNFEDLDINLALNSLGCKVELSQQDQGRGWHLGKWCSGGADRDHQQGCRYMEVTTMGCYSMEEIQQHLNLTGLQQPLPLAVHPQHFEELTLFPDEQQRHPWEELKEEVQAVPITLDHSLSFCEGFFTEMQPWRTAESYM; encoded by the exons ATGCCAGTACTACCAAGTCAGGAGATTGCCACCAGATTCAAGGAGAAATGGATGAAGCTTCACCCAGAAGACCAAGACAATGTGAATGGTTCAGTGCACCTGGATGACAGTCTCACCAGCCTCCAATGGCTCCAGGACTTCACTATAGTCAGTGCGAGTCTAGAAAGCCTACCGGGCTCCACTTGCCAGCCGTACCACCTGCCTCATCCCAGCCACCTGCACCCTCAGGGCTCCGACTCGCCCTCCAGTCCACCTGCTGGGGACACTGCAGCCTCCGGCATGCCTCAGAGTGCAGGCAGCCCCATCACCTCCAGTGCCTCAGCCAACAGGACCAGTTACTACTCACTTCACCCGACAGTGACCAACAACCACCAGATCCCTGTGCCAGCCAAGTCTCTGGAGGAGGTAGACTTCAAGACCAACCACGAGGTGAAGCCTCCCTACTCCTACGCCACACTGATCTGCATGGCCATGCAGGCCggcaagaagaacaagatcacaCTGTCCGCTATCTATAACTGGATCACAGAGAACTTCTGCTACTACAGACGTGCTGAGACCAGCTGGCAG AACTCTATCCGTCATAACCTGTCACTCAACAAGTGCTTCATGAAGGTTCCCAGGCAGAAGAATGAACCAGGAAAAGGGGGATTCTGGCAGATTGACCCTCAGTACGCAGACATGTTTGTCAATGGAGTCTTCAAGCGCAGGCGGATGCCAGCCATCCATTTCAACACCCAGAGACACAGAAAAACCCAAGGATCATCCCGTAACCGAAAAACCCAGGAGTACCACCAGCATTTCCCCCAGGCCCACTACACAGTGTCCCACAGAGGGGCAGGTGCTGGGAACAGACACAAACTTAGTGGCACAAAGTGGGAGACAGTCCACATGTCACCACTGTTGACACCGGATCTCATGGAACCAGAGGCACTGAAGGGTGAactagactgggccatggtgttTGACGATGTTCTGAATGGGAGCAGCAATAACTTTGAGGATCTAGACATTAACCTAGCTCTGAACTCCCTGGGCTGTAAGGTGGAGCTCTCCCAGCAGGATCAAGGCCGGGGCTGGCACCTGGGGAAGTGGTGCAGCGGAGGGGCTGACCGGGACCACCAGCAGGGCTGCAGGTACATGGAGGTGACCACCATGGGCTGCTACAGCATGGAGGAGATCCAGCAGCACCTCAACCTGACTGGGCTGCAGCAGCCGCTCCCTTTGGCGGTCCACCCACAGCACTTTGAGGAGCTGACACTGTTCCCTGATGAGCAGCAGAGGCACCCTTGGGAAGAGCTGAAAGAGGAGGTGCAGGCAGTGCCTATCACCCTGGACCATAGTCTCAGCTTCTGTGAAGGCTTCTTCACTGAGATGCagccatggaggacagcagagtcTTATATGTGa